From the genome of Castor canadensis chromosome 4, mCasCan1.hap1v2, whole genome shotgun sequence, one region includes:
- the Mc4r gene encoding melanocortin receptor 4 gives MTSTHHHGMHASLHFWNRSSYGLHSNASESLGKGHSDGGCYEQLFVSPEVFVTLGVISLLENILVIVAIAKNKNLHSPMYFFICSLAVADMLVSVSNGSETIVITLLNSTDTDAQSFTVTIDNVIDSVICSSLLASICSLLSIAVDRYFTIFYALQYHTIVTVKRVGIIITCIWAACTVSGVLFIIYSDSSAVIICLITMFFTMLVLMASLYVHMFLMARLHIKRIAVLPGTGTIRQGANMKGAITLTILIGVFVVCWAPFFLHLIFYISCPQNPYCVCFMSHFNLYLILIMCNAIIDPLIYALRSQELRKTFKEIICCFPLGGLCDFSSRY, from the coding sequence ATGACCTCTACTCACCACCATGGGATGCACGCGTCTCTCCACTTCTGGAACCGCAGCAGCTACGGACTGCACAGCAATGCCAGTGAGTCCCTAGGAAAAGGCCACTCTGATGGAGGGTGCTACGAGCAACTTTTTGTCTCCCCTGAGGTGTTTGTGACTCTGGGTGTCATAAGCTTGTTGGAGAACATTCTAGTGATTGTGGCAATAGCCAAGAACAAGAATTTGCACTCACCTATGTACTTTTTCATCTGTAGCCTGGCTGTCGCAGATATGCTGGTGAGCGTTTCCAATGGGTCAGAAACCATTGTCATCACCCTACTGAACAGCACAGACACAGATGCACAGAGCTTCACGGTGACTATTGATAATGTCATTGACTCCGTGATATGTAGCTCCTTGCTTGCGTCAATCTGCAGCCTGCTTTCCATTGCAGTGGACAGGTATTTTACTATCTTTTATGCCCTCCAGTACCATACCATTGTGACTGTTAAGCGGGTTGGGATCATCATAACTTGTATCTGGGCAGCTTGCACAGTTTCGGGCGTTTTGTTCATCATTTACTCTGACAGCAGTGCTGTCATCATCTGCCTCATCACCATGTTCTTCACCATGCTGGTTCTCATGGCCTCTCTCTATGTCCACATGTTCCTGATGGCCAGACTTCACATTAAAAGGATCGCTGTCCTCCCAGGCACTGGCACCATCCGCCAAGGTGCCAACATGAAGGGAGCAATTACTTTGACCATACTAATTGGGGTCTTTGTTGTCTGCTGGGCCCCATTCTTCCTTCACTTAATATTCTACATCTCTTGTCCCCAGAATCCATACTGTGTGTGTTTCATGTCTCACTTTAACTTGTACCTCATACTAATCATGTGCAATGCAATCATTGATCCTCTCATCTACGCACTCCGGAGCCAAGAACTGAGAAAAACCTTCAAAGAGATCATCTGTTGCTTTCCCCTGGGAGGCCTCTGTGACTTCTCTAGCAGATATTAA